In Humulus lupulus chromosome 7, drHumLupu1.1, whole genome shotgun sequence, the following are encoded in one genomic region:
- the LOC133789724 gene encoding agamous-like MADS-box protein AGL80 isoform X2: protein MTRKKVKLAYINNDSSRKATFKKRKKGLLKKVSELSTLCAVDACAIIYSPYEAQPAVFPSTAGVNRILARFKKMPEIEQSKKMVNQEAFLKQKIGKVNEQVKKLRKENREKEMNRLMYSNLCELEGY from the exons ATGACGAGAAAGAAGGTGAAGTTGGCTTACATCAACAACGACTCCTCTCGAAAAGCCACTttcaagaagaggaagaagggtcTGCTAAAGAAGGTGAGCGAGCTGAGCACGCTGTGTGCTGTCGACGCGTGTGCAATCATCTACAGTCCTTACGAGGCTCAGCCGGCGGTATTCCCGTCGACGGCGGGGGTCAACCGTATCTTGGCAAGGTTCAAGAAGATGCCGGAGATCGAGCAAAGCAAGAAGATGGTGAACCAAGAAGCGTTCCTGAAGCAAAAGATCGGCAAGGTGAACGAGCAGGTGAAAAAGCTGAGGAAAGAGAATCGCGAGAAGGAGATGAACCGACTCATGTACTCCAATCTCTGCG AACTTGAAGGATATTAA
- the LOC133789724 gene encoding agamous-like MADS-box protein AGL80 isoform X1, with protein sequence MTRKKVKLAYINNDSSRKATFKKRKKGLLKKVSELSTLCAVDACAIIYSPYEAQPAVFPSTAGVNRILARFKKMPEIEQSKKMVNQEAFLKQKIGKVNEQVKKLRKENREKEMNRLMYSNLCGKTNLLGLTVTDLNDLTWLIDQNLKDINKRIENVAKNTTSARMAAAAATAPVVNGNFDGEVKANVVAPMVNVDNNGVNGAVQRQQWRVD encoded by the coding sequence ATGACGAGAAAGAAGGTGAAGTTGGCTTACATCAACAACGACTCCTCTCGAAAAGCCACTttcaagaagaggaagaagggtcTGCTAAAGAAGGTGAGCGAGCTGAGCACGCTGTGTGCTGTCGACGCGTGTGCAATCATCTACAGTCCTTACGAGGCTCAGCCGGCGGTATTCCCGTCGACGGCGGGGGTCAACCGTATCTTGGCAAGGTTCAAGAAGATGCCGGAGATCGAGCAAAGCAAGAAGATGGTGAACCAAGAAGCGTTCCTGAAGCAAAAGATCGGCAAGGTGAACGAGCAGGTGAAAAAGCTGAGGAAAGAGAATCGCGAGAAGGAGATGAACCGACTCATGTACTCCAATCTCTGCGGTAAGACCAATCTCCTAGGCTTAACTGTCACGGATTTAAATGATCTCACTTGGCTTATTGATCAGAACTTGAAGGATATTAATAAGAGGATAGAGAATGTGGCCAAGAATACGACCTCTGCTCGGATGGCGGCTGCGGCTGCAACAGCGCCGGTCGTGAATGGGAATTTCGATGGGGAAGTGAAAGCTAATGTGGTTGCTCCGATGGTGAACGTCGATAACAATGGTGTCAATGGCGCCGTGCAGAGGCAGCAGTGGCGGGTCGACTAG